A single genomic interval of Adhaeribacter pallidiroseus harbors:
- a CDS encoding ABC transporter permease: MFHTHFLVGIRNLLRHRYYTLLNVVGLAVGLASALLIWVFVRFESSFDWFHAHSERIYRVVTELRFQDHIGHQAGVHVPFPEVLRTDYPEVKVTQLSHYGGSQVTVLGEQKNATPKMFREDAGVFFLEPEFFKIFNFSFLRGNAKTTLSAPNQVVLTQKAAQQYFGNWQTAIGKSIRIDDKTLQVTGILQNPPANTNFPLKVLVSFATLDSSVRSKGWDGIDSDFQCFVALPENLSASRFQQLLTASHNKNVAPPKITYPTLQPLADIHFNQEYGTFTGSTVSRQTLWLFAGIGVFLIIMACVNFVNLATALAAKRSKEIGVRKVLGGSRWQLFRQLLTETGLLVLVAMVLAIGLTYQSFPWLKQLLKLPESLPLFSAELLFFMLSMLVLVTLLAGTYPAVVLSGFQPVLALKNKGIAQTVGGISLRKALVVVQFSISQVLIVGTILVINQMNFVRNQDLGFQKDALVFLRMDSDSLSQLKHRAFKEQLLQNPQIQQASYSRALPADIDFNSSRGLEQFDHKSLPAYLEPQVKLADTAYFRTYGLQLLAGRKYQAADTMRELVVNETFLRKVGLQRPEQAIGKLLRFYGQPALPIVGVVKDFNNSSLHDEISPIVMSTGSDRYQTLSLKISTQHIAQTLNLIKQQWQQTFPEKVFDYQFVDEKLAQYYEQDEKMLRLFKAFAGVAIFISCLGLFGLMAFTAQQRTKEIGIRKVLGATVTSIVTLLSQDFLKLVLLANIIAWPLAWWGMQAWLQNFEYRTSITWWIFGIGGALAILISLATISFQAIKAAIANPVNALRSE; this comes from the coding sequence ATGTTTCATACGCACTTTTTGGTTGGTATCCGGAACTTACTCCGTCACCGGTATTATACTTTACTCAACGTGGTGGGCCTAGCCGTGGGTTTAGCTAGTGCCTTGCTCATCTGGGTTTTCGTGCGGTTTGAAAGCAGCTTTGATTGGTTTCATGCGCATTCAGAGCGTATCTACCGGGTAGTAACGGAGTTGCGGTTCCAAGATCACATCGGACATCAAGCTGGCGTGCACGTGCCTTTTCCGGAAGTGTTGCGCACCGATTATCCCGAAGTAAAAGTAACGCAGCTGTCGCATTATGGTGGTAGTCAGGTTACCGTATTGGGCGAACAAAAAAACGCCACTCCCAAAATGTTCCGGGAAGATGCCGGAGTATTTTTTCTGGAGCCGGAATTTTTTAAAATTTTTAATTTTTCGTTTTTACGGGGTAATGCTAAAACTACACTTTCGGCTCCCAACCAGGTGGTGCTTACCCAAAAGGCGGCCCAACAATATTTCGGCAATTGGCAAACAGCAATTGGCAAGTCTATCCGGATAGATGATAAAACCTTACAAGTAACGGGCATTTTGCAGAACCCACCCGCTAATACTAATTTTCCCTTAAAAGTGCTGGTCTCGTTTGCTACCTTGGACTCTTCTGTAAGAAGTAAAGGCTGGGATGGCATTGACAGCGATTTTCAATGTTTCGTGGCCTTACCGGAAAATTTATCCGCCAGCCGGTTCCAGCAACTGCTCACCGCTTCGCACAATAAAAACGTGGCCCCACCCAAAATTACTTATCCTACGCTACAGCCCCTGGCGGATATTCACTTTAACCAGGAGTACGGTACTTTTACCGGTTCTACGGTTTCCCGCCAAACTTTGTGGCTCTTTGCGGGTATCGGGGTTTTTCTCATTATTATGGCCTGCGTTAATTTTGTGAATTTAGCTACCGCCCTGGCCGCCAAGCGTTCTAAAGAAATTGGCGTGCGCAAAGTATTGGGGGGCAGCCGCTGGCAACTGTTTCGCCAGTTATTAACCGAAACCGGGTTACTCGTTTTAGTGGCTATGGTGCTGGCGATAGGGCTGACTTACCAAAGCTTTCCGTGGCTAAAACAACTATTAAAACTGCCGGAAAGTCTTCCTCTATTTTCAGCCGAACTCTTGTTTTTTATGCTGAGCATGCTGGTGCTGGTTACCTTACTCGCCGGCACTTATCCGGCTGTGGTCTTATCGGGTTTTCAACCGGTGCTGGCTTTAAAAAATAAAGGTATAGCGCAAACCGTGGGCGGTATTTCGTTGCGCAAGGCTTTAGTAGTGGTGCAGTTTAGTATTTCGCAAGTACTCATTGTAGGCACTATTCTGGTCATTAATCAAATGAATTTTGTGCGTAACCAGGACTTAGGCTTTCAAAAAGACGCCCTAGTTTTTCTGCGGATGGATAGCGACAGCTTGAGCCAACTAAAACATCGGGCTTTTAAAGAACAGTTATTGCAAAATCCGCAAATTCAGCAGGCGAGTTACAGTAGAGCCTTACCCGCTGATATCGACTTTAATTCGAGCCGGGGCTTAGAACAGTTTGATCATAAAAGCTTACCGGCTTACCTGGAGCCCCAGGTAAAACTAGCCGATACGGCTTACTTTCGGACCTATGGCCTGCAACTACTGGCCGGGCGAAAATACCAGGCAGCCGATACCATGCGGGAGCTAGTGGTAAACGAAACATTTCTGCGGAAAGTAGGCCTTCAACGGCCGGAGCAAGCTATTGGTAAACTGCTCCGCTTCTACGGACAACCCGCTTTACCCATTGTGGGTGTGGTAAAAGATTTTAATAATTCCTCGCTGCACGACGAAATTTCGCCCATTGTAATGAGCACCGGTTCGGACCGGTACCAAACTTTAAGCCTGAAAATTAGTACCCAACATATCGCGCAAACGCTTAATTTAATAAAGCAGCAATGGCAACAAACTTTCCCGGAAAAGGTATTTGATTACCAGTTCGTAGACGAAAAGCTGGCCCAGTACTACGAACAAGACGAAAAAATGCTGCGCTTGTTTAAAGCTTTTGCCGGAGTAGCCATATTTATCAGTTGCCTGGGCTTGTTTGGTTTAATGGCTTTTACCGCGCAGCAACGCACCAAAGAAATTGGTATCCGCAAAGTGCTGGGAGCTACCGTAACCAGCATTGTAACGCTGCTTTCGCAAGATTTTTTAAAATTAGTGTTACTGGCCAATATTATTGCCTGGCCGCTGGCCTGGTGGGGCATGCAAGCCTGGCTGCAAAATTTTGAATACCGCACTTCTATTACCTGGTGGATTTTTGGTATCGGCGGGGCTTTGGCTATTCTAATCTCTTTAGCTACCATTAGTTTTCAGGCTATTAAAGCCGCCATAGCCAATCCGGTAAACGCGCTGCGGAGCGAGTAA
- a CDS encoding ABC transporter permease, whose protein sequence is MFYNYLKIAWRHLLRHKVFSFINIFGLAMGMAACLLIVQYVRYEWSYEDFHKNVGAIYRVTLNFYKGPEFEMADAETYRPLGPTLKAQMPEVRDFTRLHEYAGKEFGTPSRSFIERRVYVADPSVFKIFTHTFLSGNPATALSAPYQVVITASTAKKYFGNSNAVGKTLQLSRYAKKDNLIVTGVIADVPENTHLKFDILISFATLKQWGEPFDDWGGNNDYTYLWMAPHTDLNQFNQKLVLFSKSRLKHEIAVAEPLKVIHLHSHKSYEPEENGNAGTVYFLLGIAGIIILIAWINYVNLSTARAVGRAKEVGIRKVIGSTHWRLIKQFMFEALLVNALAALVTLVLLTQGLVVFRAVTRIPLLLHITSDAIFWIVFLGLFLIGSLLSGIYPALVLAAFKPVNVLKGRFSHSAHGLWLRKGLVIGQFAATILVIVATFTIHRQLTFMRQQNLGINLNQVLVVPGPRVVGSDSLNRVRGLSLKTELLRNPEIKAVTHSETLPGLGTNELNSTSILPYGASGKQQGYTYYYFAVDADFIPSLNLQIIAGRNFRANGQNQNEIIINEAAARLLGYRTPAEALGKRTTFQTSAEPNYTTIIGVVKNYHHQSLKEAYPPLVFRYYPYSTSYVSLKLNTRNMPATLKKVEASWQITFPGKTFSYFFLDEKFDQQYRADIKLNILFTFFSGLAILLACLGLFGLAFFTIVQRTKEIGIRKVLGAPMSSILFLLSKDYIKLILVANILALPLAWWGMHSWLQNYAFRIPLTAWIFVIPAFIVLLIALVSVSTQTIKIALANPVEALRNE, encoded by the coding sequence ATGTTTTACAATTATTTAAAAATCGCTTGGCGCCACCTGCTGCGGCACAAGGTATTTTCGTTTATTAATATTTTTGGCTTGGCCATGGGCATGGCGGCTTGTCTGCTCATTGTGCAGTATGTCCGGTACGAATGGAGCTACGAAGATTTTCATAAAAATGTGGGGGCTATTTACCGGGTAACTTTGAATTTTTACAAGGGACCTGAATTTGAAATGGCCGACGCTGAAACGTACCGGCCTTTAGGCCCCACTTTAAAAGCCCAAATGCCCGAAGTACGCGATTTTACGCGGTTGCACGAATACGCCGGAAAAGAATTTGGTACCCCTAGCCGCTCCTTTATCGAACGCCGGGTATACGTAGCCGACCCTTCGGTTTTCAAAATATTTACGCACACATTCTTGTCCGGTAATCCGGCCACGGCCTTGTCCGCGCCTTACCAGGTGGTTATTACCGCTTCCACCGCAAAAAAATATTTCGGTAACAGCAACGCCGTTGGTAAAACCCTGCAGCTCTCCCGGTACGCCAAAAAAGATAATTTAATTGTTACGGGGGTAATCGCCGATGTGCCGGAAAATACCCATCTCAAATTTGATATTCTAATTTCCTTTGCCACGCTCAAACAATGGGGCGAGCCTTTCGATGACTGGGGCGGCAATAATGATTATACGTATTTATGGATGGCTCCCCATACCGACTTAAATCAATTTAATCAAAAGTTGGTCTTATTCTCAAAAAGCCGGTTAAAGCACGAGATAGCAGTAGCCGAGCCTTTAAAAGTCATTCACCTGCATTCGCATAAAAGTTACGAACCCGAAGAAAACGGCAACGCCGGAACCGTATATTTCCTGCTGGGTATTGCCGGTATTATTATTTTAATTGCCTGGATTAATTACGTGAATTTGTCTACGGCGCGAGCTGTAGGGCGGGCCAAAGAAGTAGGTATCCGCAAAGTGATTGGTTCTACGCACTGGCGTTTAATCAAACAATTTATGTTCGAAGCTTTACTGGTAAATGCTTTAGCGGCCCTGGTGACGCTCGTTTTACTTACGCAAGGTTTAGTCGTTTTTCGGGCGGTGACCCGTATCCCGCTGCTGCTCCATATTACGTCGGATGCTATATTCTGGATTGTATTTTTAGGATTATTTTTAATTGGTTCTTTGCTGTCGGGTATTTATCCGGCATTGGTGTTAGCCGCTTTTAAACCGGTAAATGTTTTAAAAGGAAGATTCAGCCACTCCGCGCATGGCCTTTGGTTACGAAAAGGATTGGTAATCGGGCAATTTGCGGCTACCATTCTGGTAATAGTGGCCACTTTTACCATTCACCGGCAGCTTACTTTTATGCGGCAACAGAATTTGGGAATTAATTTAAACCAAGTATTAGTAGTGCCGGGACCACGGGTAGTCGGCAGCGATTCCCTCAACCGGGTCCGGGGGTTAAGTTTAAAAACCGAACTGCTCCGCAACCCGGAGATAAAAGCGGTGACCCATTCGGAAACCCTGCCTGGTTTAGGAACAAACGAATTAAATTCTACGAGTATTCTGCCTTACGGCGCTTCTGGAAAGCAACAAGGCTATACGTATTACTATTTCGCCGTAGATGCCGATTTTATTCCTTCTTTAAATTTGCAAATAATAGCCGGCCGGAATTTTCGGGCGAACGGGCAAAACCAAAACGAAATAATAATTAACGAAGCAGCAGCCCGGTTGCTGGGTTATCGCACGCCGGCCGAAGCGTTGGGCAAACGCACTACTTTTCAAACCAGCGCCGAACCCAATTATACCACCATTATCGGCGTGGTCAAAAATTATCACCACCAGTCCCTGAAAGAAGCTTATCCGCCTTTGGTGTTCCGCTACTATCCTTATTCTACCAGTTATGTTTCCCTTAAACTAAATACCCGTAATATGCCGGCCACATTAAAAAAAGTAGAAGCCAGCTGGCAAATTACTTTTCCGGGCAAAACCTTCTCTTATTTCTTTTTAGACGAAAAATTCGATCAACAATACCGGGCCGATATAAAACTAAACATCCTCTTCACGTTCTTTTCAGGCTTAGCTATTTTACTCGCTTGCTTAGGCTTATTTGGTTTGGCTTTCTTTACCATTGTGCAACGCACCAAAGAAATTGGTATCCGCAAAGTACTGGGCGCCCCCATGAGCAGTATCTTGTTCCTGTTATCTAAAGATTACATAAAGCTGATTTTGGTAGCCAATATTCTGGCTTTACCGCTGGCCTGGTGGGGCATGCACTCCTGGCTGCAGAACTACGCTTTCCGCATTCCGCTTACCGCTTGGATATTTGTTATTCCGGCTTTTATCGTCTTACTCATTGCCCTAGTAAGTGTTAGTACGCAGACGATTAAAATTGCTTTAGCCAACCCGGTAGAGGCGCTGCGCAACGAGTAA
- a CDS encoding ABC transporter permease encodes MWYSYFKIAWRNLFRQKAFSFINVFGLAMGMVCSILIMLWVQDELSYDRFHANADNLYRITTSTPDIKAAVSAAPMGAALVAQIPEVKNAARLWHSTNLFGVGERKFEEKQVFFADATFLELFSFSLLKGDPKTALHRPDGILITEAMAEKYFGKAEALGQIIRKDNQDNFVVTGILANVPANSHLQFDFILPISFIAQTNQDLKENRWGNFNFYTYVQLHENAVTSPAALQKLSQRVNQFFKKNYDKLKIDFQLQPVTSIHLHSNLLRDLPGNGSIQYVRVFSVVAFFILAVACINFMNLATARSARRAKEVGLRKVIGANRRQLIWQFLGESTIISILALVLATFLVWALLPAFNSLAEKSLAINFRNVKLLFTLLGIALVTGLLSGSYPALFLSGFQPIKVLKGSLKLGAGNVFFRNGLVVTQFVVSIVLLVGTAVVYKQLQYIQNKNLGFDKENLVYIPVTGELWNKQQALKTELQQNALTSNFTTVSDLPTNLITGTINVQWEGKDPASQPVFPEMAVDENFISAFHMKLLRGRSFSKSLQSDTANFIVNETALRIMGMNLTTAIGKSLTFGGVKGNIIGVVQDFNFKPMQHAIEPLVLYYRPLNGTIVVRTQPGNTEATIQALGKISQQLNPAFPFTYNFLDQDIANLYQSEQRMGAIFNVFAVLAIFISCLGLYGLSAFMAEQRTKEIGVRKVLGASVFDIVYLLSRNFTSLLAIAMVIAIPLAWWAMNNWLEGFVYRIGINGSILLTACLTALLTAGLTVSYESIKAAVANPAKALRNE; translated from the coding sequence ATGTGGTACAGCTATTTCAAAATCGCCTGGCGTAATTTATTCCGCCAGAAAGCTTTTTCTTTTATTAATGTTTTTGGCTTGGCTATGGGTATGGTTTGCAGCATCCTCATCATGCTGTGGGTACAGGATGAATTAAGTTACGACCGCTTTCATGCCAACGCCGATAACCTCTACCGCATAACTACCAGTACGCCGGATATTAAAGCAGCAGTAAGTGCCGCCCCTATGGGAGCCGCTTTAGTTGCCCAGATACCCGAGGTAAAAAATGCAGCGCGGTTATGGCATTCTACTAATTTGTTTGGGGTTGGCGAACGCAAATTCGAGGAAAAGCAAGTGTTTTTTGCCGATGCTACCTTTCTGGAATTGTTTTCTTTTTCCTTGCTAAAAGGTGACCCCAAAACCGCCTTGCATCGCCCCGATGGCATTCTCATTACGGAGGCCATGGCCGAGAAATACTTCGGGAAAGCCGAAGCGCTTGGTCAGATTATCCGCAAAGACAACCAGGATAATTTTGTGGTAACCGGTATTCTGGCCAACGTGCCGGCTAACTCGCATCTGCAGTTCGATTTTATTTTACCTATCTCGTTTATTGCCCAAACGAACCAGGATTTAAAAGAAAACCGCTGGGGTAATTTTAATTTTTACACCTATGTGCAATTACACGAAAATGCGGTTACGTCGCCGGCGGCTTTACAAAAGCTGAGCCAACGGGTAAATCAATTTTTTAAAAAAAACTACGATAAACTGAAGATCGATTTTCAACTGCAGCCCGTAACCAGTATTCATTTACACTCTAACTTATTGCGCGACCTTCCCGGCAACGGCAGCATCCAGTATGTCCGGGTATTTTCAGTAGTAGCTTTCTTTATTCTGGCGGTAGCCTGCATTAACTTCATGAATTTAGCGACGGCCCGCTCGGCGCGCCGGGCCAAAGAAGTAGGTTTACGGAAAGTAATCGGGGCTAACCGCCGCCAGCTTATCTGGCAATTTTTAGGCGAATCTACTATTATTTCGATACTAGCGCTGGTACTGGCAACCTTTCTGGTGTGGGCCTTGCTGCCGGCCTTTAACAGCTTAGCGGAAAAAAGCCTGGCTATTAATTTTAGGAATGTAAAACTGCTGTTTACCTTGCTGGGTATTGCACTGGTAACGGGTTTGCTATCGGGCAGCTATCCGGCCCTTTTCTTATCGGGTTTTCAGCCCATAAAGGTTTTAAAAGGCAGCCTTAAACTAGGCGCCGGTAACGTATTCTTCCGCAATGGTTTAGTGGTAACGCAGTTTGTGGTTTCTATTGTGCTTTTGGTGGGCACGGCCGTGGTGTATAAGCAATTGCAGTATATTCAAAATAAAAATCTGGGCTTTGATAAAGAAAACCTGGTTTATATACCCGTAACCGGCGAGCTCTGGAATAAGCAACAGGCTCTGAAAACCGAACTACAGCAAAACGCTCTAACCAGCAATTTTACTACTGTTTCGGATTTGCCTACCAACCTGATTACAGGTACCATTAATGTGCAGTGGGAAGGCAAAGACCCCGCTTCGCAGCCGGTTTTTCCGGAAATGGCCGTCGACGAAAACTTTATCTCGGCTTTTCATATGAAGCTGTTGCGTGGCCGGAGTTTTTCGAAAAGCTTACAGTCCGATACGGCTAATTTTATCGTGAATGAGACAGCTCTGCGCATTATGGGAATGAACTTGACAACTGCCATAGGCAAGTCGCTCACTTTCGGGGGCGTGAAAGGGAATATTATTGGCGTGGTGCAGGATTTTAATTTTAAACCCATGCAGCACGCCATTGAGCCGCTGGTCTTATATTATCGGCCCCTGAACGGAACCATTGTAGTGCGCACCCAACCGGGCAACACCGAGGCCACCATTCAGGCTTTAGGCAAAATCAGCCAGCAATTAAATCCCGCCTTTCCCTTTACCTATAACTTCCTCGACCAGGATATTGCCAACCTTTACCAAAGTGAGCAGCGCATGGGGGCTATTTTTAACGTGTTTGCCGTGCTGGCTATTTTTATTTCCTGCCTGGGCTTGTATGGTTTATCGGCTTTTATGGCCGAGCAGCGCACCAAAGAAATTGGCGTCCGCAAAGTATTGGGCGCTTCGGTATTCGATATTGTGTACTTGCTTTCCCGCAATTTTACCAGCCTGCTCGCTATTGCCATGGTCATTGCCATTCCGCTGGCGTGGTGGGCCATGAATAACTGGCTGGAGGGGTTTGTTTACCGCATTGGCATAAATGGGAGTATTTTACTAACGGCTTGCCTTACCGCTCTCTTGACTGCCGGCTTAACGGTGAGTTACGAGTCGATTAAAGCCGCGGTAGCTAACCCGGCAAAAGCCTTGCGCAATGAGTAA
- a CDS encoding ABC transporter permease, which translates to MLNNYLKIALRNLLRHKGYSFINVAGLAVGIACCTFILLFVQDELAFEKNHRKAKDIYRLTITIDNNGTPEKAAITSPRMAPQLKADYPEVKQFVRLLSTGNQALLRFGDKGLYETGGYFADSTLFEVFDYPLIAGNSRTALNEPNSIVLSQELAQKYFGHENPIGKIMELETQAPYTLKVTGILAEVPRTTQVRPAFLVPMRLVGGGFLNQWFSYGFTTYLLVNENFNAPAFDQKLQAFTKKYQPNAPGTPPPPALHLQPLLEVHLNPEFGGQLAPVSDIKNVYLFSALALFIILLACINFMNLATARSQNRSKEVGVRKVIGASRGQLIRQFLSESLLLSFFALLLAMGIVYLALPLFNQLSGKYIQINFLSNSQLWLGLLALTLFAGLVAGIYPAFYLSGFRPVQVLKGRLIGSASGSGLRKGLVVLQFAISIAMIVGTAVVYNQMLYVQNKRLGFSQDQMLIINIPGNQDIKKSRALKEQIRQLPNVKQATLTGSIPADDGWWRTPMNPIGKGNSQDNSIIGFVLPSDFDLAKTFDLELVAGRFLDKNFATDTARAIMLNEAAVAAFGWQKPEAAVGQRVNYGGGNDSIGHVVVGILKDFNFQSLHQKVEPLVLTANTRQASFIVVKVQGADMAGTLAQLEQKWNAFDPKHPFDFTFMNDRLQNQYQAEMKLGRIFATFAGLAIFIACLGLFGLASFTTEQRTKEIGIRKVLGASVSHIMVMLSRDFVKLVLLANLIAWPVAWYGMSQWLQDFEYRTPISWWTFGIAAASALLIALATISVHALKAAIANPVNALRSE; encoded by the coding sequence ATGTTAAACAACTATCTTAAAATTGCTCTCCGCAACTTGCTGCGCCACAAAGGATATTCATTTATTAACGTGGCCGGGCTGGCCGTAGGCATTGCCTGCTGCACGTTTATCTTGTTATTTGTGCAGGACGAGTTGGCCTTTGAAAAGAACCACCGGAAGGCCAAAGATATTTACCGGCTTACGATTACCATTGATAATAACGGTACTCCCGAAAAGGCCGCGATTACTTCGCCGCGCATGGCACCGCAATTAAAAGCTGATTACCCGGAAGTAAAGCAATTTGTACGGCTGTTGAGCACTGGTAACCAGGCCCTACTCCGGTTCGGCGATAAGGGCTTATACGAAACCGGCGGCTATTTCGCCGATTCTACTTTGTTTGAGGTATTTGATTATCCATTAATAGCTGGTAACTCCCGCACTGCCTTAAACGAGCCAAACTCTATTGTGTTGAGCCAGGAACTAGCCCAAAAATACTTTGGCCACGAAAACCCCATCGGCAAAATAATGGAATTGGAAACGCAAGCGCCTTATACATTAAAAGTAACCGGTATATTGGCCGAAGTGCCGCGTACTACGCAAGTGCGCCCTGCTTTTCTGGTGCCCATGCGCTTAGTCGGCGGTGGTTTTTTAAACCAGTGGTTCTCCTATGGCTTTACCACCTATTTGCTGGTAAACGAAAACTTTAATGCACCGGCCTTCGACCAGAAATTGCAAGCTTTCACGAAGAAATACCAACCCAATGCGCCGGGTACGCCGCCACCGCCCGCGCTGCACCTACAGCCCTTGCTCGAGGTACACCTCAATCCGGAATTTGGCGGCCAGCTGGCACCCGTAAGCGACATTAAAAACGTGTATTTGTTCTCAGCGTTGGCTTTGTTCATTATTTTACTGGCCTGCATTAATTTTATGAACCTGGCTACCGCCCGCTCACAAAACCGCTCCAAAGAAGTAGGGGTACGCAAAGTTATCGGGGCTTCGCGCGGGCAGCTTATCCGGCAGTTTTTAAGCGAATCGTTGCTTTTATCTTTCTTTGCTTTGCTCCTGGCAATGGGTATCGTGTACCTGGCGCTGCCTTTGTTTAATCAATTATCCGGCAAATACATTCAGATAAATTTTTTAAGCAATTCACAGTTGTGGTTGGGTTTACTGGCGCTTACTTTATTCGCGGGCCTAGTGGCGGGCATTTATCCGGCGTTTTATTTATCCGGGTTCCGGCCGGTGCAGGTTTTAAAAGGCCGGCTAATAGGCAGTGCCAGTGGCAGCGGCTTGCGGAAAGGCTTGGTAGTGCTGCAATTTGCTATTTCTATTGCCATGATTGTAGGTACTGCCGTGGTATACAACCAAATGCTGTACGTGCAAAACAAGCGGCTGGGCTTTAGCCAAGACCAAATGCTGATCATCAACATTCCGGGCAACCAGGATATTAAAAAATCGCGCGCCTTAAAAGAACAAATCCGGCAATTGCCCAACGTAAAACAAGCTACCCTTACTGGTTCTATCCCAGCGGATGATGGCTGGTGGCGCACCCCCATGAACCCAATTGGCAAAGGCAACAGCCAGGATAATTCGATTATTGGCTTTGTGCTGCCCTCCGATTTTGATTTAGCGAAAACCTTTGACCTGGAACTGGTAGCCGGCCGTTTTCTGGATAAAAACTTTGCCACCGATACTGCCCGGGCTATTATGCTCAACGAAGCCGCGGTAGCCGCCTTTGGCTGGCAAAAGCCCGAAGCGGCCGTGGGCCAACGCGTAAATTACGGGGGCGGCAATGATTCTATTGGCCATGTGGTAGTGGGCATTTTAAAAGATTTTAATTTCCAGTCGTTGCACCAGAAAGTGGAACCGCTGGTTTTAACTGCCAATACCCGGCAGGCTTCTTTTATAGTAGTAAAAGTACAGGGCGCGGATATGGCGGGAACGCTGGCGCAATTAGAGCAGAAGTGGAATGCCTTTGATCCTAAACACCCCTTTGATTTTACTTTTATGAACGACCGCCTGCAGAACCAGTACCAGGCCGAAATGAAACTGGGCCGCATCTTTGCCACCTTTGCGGGGCTGGCTATTTTTATTGCTTGCTTGGGGTTATTTGGCTTAGCTTCTTTCACCACCGAGCAGCGCACCAAAGAAATTGGCATCCGCAAAGTGTTAGGCGCATCGGTGAGCCATATTATGGTCATGCTATCCCGTGACTTTGTAAAACTGGTGTTACTCGCCAACCTCATTGCCTGGCCCGTAGCCTGGTACGGCATGAGCCAATGGCTACAGGATTTTGAATACCGCACCCCTATTTCGTGGTGGACTTTTGGCATTGCCGCTGCTTCGGCTTTACTTATTGCCCTGGCTACCATTAGTGTACATGCCCTGAAAGCCGCTATAGCTAACCCGGTAAATGCGTTGCGGAGTGAGTAA
- a CDS encoding DmpA family aminopeptidase — MVPFSKICFVFGILLLVGSVRAQERKRAREYGLKIGILPTGKNNAITDVPGVKVGHTTLIQGENIRTGVTAIVPHAGNLFQEKVPAAVYVGNGFGKLAGSTQVQELGNLETPIVLTNTLSVANALNALVSYSLQLPGNEKVQSVNAVVGETNDGYLNDIRGRHITEAHAREAIQQAKEGPVAEGNVGAGTGTVCFGFKGGIGTASRQLKPEQGSYTVGVLVQTNFGGVLQINGVPMGEELKNYLNEQMQAKADGSCLIVVATDAPVEARNLERIAKRALLGLGKTGGIAANGSGDYVIAFSTHPNLRISHNSAEKTQTVTLLRNDDVTPLFLATIEATEEAILNSLFKAETLTGREQHRIPALPIEQTLKILKKHHALQP, encoded by the coding sequence ATGGTTCCTTTTTCAAAAATCTGCTTTGTATTCGGGATACTCCTGCTGGTGGGATCGGTGCGGGCGCAGGAGCGGAAACGGGCGCGGGAATACGGCTTGAAAATTGGCATCCTGCCCACCGGAAAAAACAACGCCATTACCGATGTGCCCGGCGTAAAAGTAGGCCATACTACCCTTATTCAAGGCGAAAATATCCGGACGGGCGTAACGGCGATTGTGCCGCACGCGGGTAACCTGTTTCAGGAAAAAGTACCGGCGGCGGTGTACGTGGGTAATGGTTTTGGCAAACTGGCCGGCAGTACGCAGGTGCAAGAACTTGGTAACCTGGAAACGCCTATTGTACTCACCAATACCTTAAGTGTAGCCAACGCCCTGAACGCTTTGGTAAGCTATTCGTTGCAATTGCCCGGCAACGAGAAAGTACAATCGGTAAACGCGGTTGTGGGCGAAACTAATGATGGTTACCTGAACGACATTCGGGGCCGGCACATTACAGAAGCGCACGCCCGGGAAGCTATTCAACAAGCAAAAGAAGGCCCGGTAGCCGAAGGCAACGTAGGCGCGGGCACCGGTACGGTTTGTTTCGGGTTTAAAGGCGGCATTGGTACGGCTTCGCGGCAACTTAAACCCGAGCAAGGGAGCTATACCGTAGGCGTGTTGGTGCAAACGAATTTTGGGGGCGTATTGCAGATAAACGGAGTGCCCATGGGCGAAGAATTAAAAAATTACCTGAACGAACAAATGCAAGCGAAAGCCGATGGGTCGTGCCTGATCGTGGTAGCGACCGATGCCCCCGTGGAGGCGCGTAACCTGGAACGAATAGCCAAACGGGCCTTGCTGGGCTTAGGCAAAACCGGCGGCATTGCGGCCAACGGCAGCGGCGACTACGTGATTGCTTTTTCTACACACCCTAATTTACGCATTTCGCATAACTCAGCAGAAAAAACGCAAACCGTAACTTTACTGCGCAACGATGATGTAACACCCTTGTTTTTAGCCACCATTGAGGCCACCGAAGAAGCCATTCTGAATTCGCTATTTAAAGCCGAAACTTTAACCGGACGAGAACAGCATCGTATTCCAGCTTTACCGATTGAGCAAACGCTTAAAATTTTAAAAAAACACCATGCCCTCCAGCCCTAA